The Camelina sativa cultivar DH55 chromosome 16, Cs, whole genome shotgun sequence sequence CAAGAGAGACTAGTTGGAGAATGAGACAACCATTGGATCTGTGAGCTCGAAGATACTCGTGACCACGCATTTTCTCTTCCTTTAATAACAGCCGACCATCACTCGTGTACTCTCGCTTCAGCACCGATGGAACGTTCCACGGCAATATCGGAGACGGGTGTATCTCAGGCGTCACCACCTTTTTCTCCTCTCTGCTCTCACAGGGAAACCGGACATCATCTGTCTTGTCAGAGAAAGCGTCAAAGCAGCTCTCAGTCCCTATGTAGTTACCGTTGTCGGAGACAGAGGACGTCGCGAGGGTCGCAGTGTCTTGGTAGCAAGTATTGAGAGCCATTACGATGGAGTGTTTTTTAAAAggctctttctctatctctctatctatGAACCGAAGTAAGTGAATGTTGGGTTAAATAGAAGTTagattctttcattttttacttGCATTTTGGAAGTTTTCTCTATAAGAAACTAAACAGTGTATACTAAGAAATAAATGCATGTattgaccaaagaaaaagaaagaactacATGTGTCGTTCCTTTTGGACAAACGAGAATGTTTTGTATTCGGCTCGGTTCTATAATCCGAGGCTGATTGTTTCCGGTAATGATATTTGAGTATTGACTAGTAATTGTTCTCTCAAgatgagaaaatgagaaaacttTTGTAATGTTTGCATGCAGCTTATATAGAACTGTCGTATCTGGtctttaatataattaaatttcacGAAACACAATGTCTATAGCTCATAACTCAAATACAAAACTGGATAAAAAGTCTGGGAGagataaaattcaaaaattgaaTCACTGATCACCAGGAATTGACTTGATAATGTCAGAATCACCTGAAACAGTCCAAAGATGAAATCATTTAGTAAATAGAACGATGAAGAACCAGCAATAAAATACACAAGGCAAAAAGCAGTTAGTTAATTTTACCAGGGTCAACGATGCTCAGACAAGAAACACGGAAGTACTTTCCGCAAGCTGTACCCAGTTCAACGTTGTCTGAAACACACGAAAAACACAGTCAAGCCTTGACAACTATGTTGAATATCATAAACATTCATCTCATCTACTTCCTTTGATGATATGAAATGAAATCATCGGTCAAAGAGCTACTAGATACTGAAGGATGATTAACATGTTTGTGACCAACAATAGAGTCCATTTGGTATCAAGTAAAACATGTAACTCTTGTGAGACATCAATAGCAAATTCAAGCTTACAGTGATCAAGCAAAAGATAGACACTTTACGTCAATAAGCATTATAGTTTTCATTATATCATAATCACCTCAACGGCCCATAGAAGCACAAATATGTACACTTGTAATCTACTTAGGATTGATTATACATTTCTCCGTTACCAAACCTAATGTGGAGCAAACTAACAATAAATCAACAAGAGCTAAAGATGAGTGgtgcaaagaagaaagaaacttacTTCCATTGTAGTGGTGGACACCAACTTTGGCGAGCATAGCGTAGTACTCAATCTCTGATCTTCTCAAAGGTGGGCAATTGGCGGAGATTAGAATCAGTTTCCCTGTgagaacataaaacaaaaaccagaaaTAAACAACAAGTTAACATTTTTAGGTATGCACAccaagtgttcgacgaaattacACACACCTTTGGAGCCACGGAGGGATTTGAGAACGGACTTGTAACCAAGAGTGTATTTACCACTCTTCATCACAAGGGCCAACCTACTGTTGATACCCTCATGAGACTTCTTCTGCAATGATAAAAAGCATAAAGGCTATTTAGTCATTGTTGGACACATTGAGATCGAAAACGATACCTAGATGAggagaaaatgattaaaaaaaaatttgatgagaGGACGAACCGTTTTCTTGGCAGTCACCATTTTCGCCGGCGATGAATCAAAAATGCTTTTTTTTGGACCTGTGCGGTGGAGGAGAAGccgagaggaggaggaggagcacgCTGACCAAACTCGACTAAGCGCCGCTTCGCCTCGTTTTATATTCTGTGTCAATGTTCTCTGCTAGGGTTTTGctctttctcagttttttttttgtgaaatttcgATTATACCCTTCATATTTTCTATACTTTTTGTAGTCCGTTTTAGTGAAGTTAGCGACTTATAATCAGCATTAAACCAGTTAGTTGTACATGTCTTGGTTAAACATTTTGTCGACATGAAACGTATTTGAATACTTCGAAacttttatatgaatatatcaCGCAGAAAAAAATAGGATAAggttaattatataaacataggatttttgtttttatttctggCATACATGcatataatttgtttatgtttcaagtttcaacattttttgtttGCCGGTGCAGGACAATTCgtattccaatttttttctttctatcgaTTCAATGTATGAGTTAAGTTCTATATACATAAATGGGATGAACTGATTATTAATCTCTCGGTTCAGAGTATACTGCGAAAAATGACATATTGTTTTGGTACTTTGCCATTTTCCGTAAAAATCAGAATATGAATGATGCCTTCCTCCCTTATATTGTATAGTTTTAACCTTGTGGTTCATCAAACATGGTCTTATATTCGGAATCAACCTTGTGGTTATAATGTACGTCTTCCTTAGATAGtattattctttaattttccAAAATGCTGTAGATCTACCAATTTtactacttttttgttttcttttagttctacaaaaaaaatttactatcGTTTTGTAAAAGTGGTAgattggaaaaagaagaagaaatttgtTACTAGTATAATGAGTAAAATATTCGAAGGTTCTAAATCGGCATATGTAAATCGGTCGgtcaaaaatgtataaattacaCAAACAGAGCAAACTTCGCATTGaagatctctttctttctccatctCCTATCTTTGTCGGCGCGTACCAACAACAACCGagacaacacaaacaaacaaatctccaCGTGTCCAAAACTGAGACCAGGTGGTCGTCATGTACAATACTAAAACATACATTAGTAACATCCAAGAATATTCCATTCGAAATTACGAACCCTAGCCTTTGCCTTCCTTTTGAAGATCCTTCATCGAGAGGCACATCTTCCCTATAATAAGATTCACTCATTAATTATATCCCCCTTTATACACCATGTAGTCTAAAGTTTGCGATAGTTTTTTGTTGCCATTGTACCATTTAAATTCAGACTCACTTTCACATGCATGTTTTACtgataaaaagagaaaaacatacAAGAGTTGAATCTTTTATTTCTCACATGTTTCACAGCGCATATACAATGTGATCACAGTAGCTAGAACAAGGTGATATAAATTAGTAGActaggaaataaataaataaatttattatatttttcatcaagaaaacaaaaacaaaaaagaacattaaTTATGGTAGATATATATACTCTACATATTAATTATTCCCAAATACTTTATACCAcccacgtatatatatatatatgcgccTCTTGGGCAAATGCTGGAGTTAAAATTTTGAGTAACACtttgttatataataagattaaaagaaaacttagttttatataaaatgaGTATAAATGGAAGTAATGTACGTACGTACTCATATATGACTGATTTGTATAATAAGAACAAAAACCAATCCGCTCACTATTTGTAagtctccttctctctctttctcttacaaaaaacacacacaacataAAAATCTCCTTTCGTCGGCTCATTTACGTAGTATATACGATTTTCaactaaaatcaaaagt is a genomic window containing:
- the LOC104753901 gene encoding uncharacterized protein LOC104753901, producing the protein MALNTCYQDTATLATSSVSDNGNYIGTESCFDAFSDKTDDVRFPCESREEKKVVTPEIHPSPILPWNVPSVLKREYTSDGRLLLKEEKMRGHEYLRAHRSNGCLILQLVSLDDADNRDSDVKDGDE
- the LOC104751690 gene encoding 60S ribosomal protein L30-2 isoform X2: MVTAKKTKKSHEGINSRLALVMKSGKYTLGYKSVLKSLRGSKGKLILISANCPPLRRSEIEYYAMLAKVGVHHYNGNNVELGTACGKYFRVSCLSIVDPGDSDIIKSIPGDQ
- the LOC104751690 gene encoding 60S ribosomal protein L30-2 isoform X1 — translated: MVTAKKTKKSHEGINSRLALVMKSGKYTLGYKSVLKSLRGSKVLTGKLILISANCPPLRRSEIEYYAMLAKVGVHHYNGNNVELGTACGKYFRVSCLSIVDPGDSDIIKSIPGDQ